AAAGAGCCTTCAACAACTAAGACAAGTTTAGTCTTTGTATTATATGATGcctttttataattatattataaactattaaatatatcctaattaataattttatatatttattcttTTAGTCATActattttaagatattttttattcttttatatttttattttaatgagtATTGTtcatattaatttaattttttattttatatttgttctttcttaaattattttttttaattatatataattattaaaataaatattaaactttgttaaatatctataaattaaaaaaaataagcaaaatttttttattaattataacatatttttgttattaataattatatgacatctattaatattaatattaatattttttaacatatatttgaataatgtaatagatactaatttattaataaattagaaaataagttaatttaatataaaaaattattatgaaaaatgtaaaatttatataattatttaattatgaccGAGTCAACCGGTTCAACCTGTGATTCACCAGTTGAACCAGTGACCTAATAGTCTAACTAGGTCGATTGCCGGTTTGGTTCTCATAACTATGCATTCAAGTATTAAATTAAGAAGTGCGACTCTTCTCAACTCATCCAGACAtagttctctctctctctctctctctctctctctcttttcaagTATTAAATTAAGAAGGGCAGTATTTCCCGACTCTTTCAAAGATAatactttctctttctctttctctctaaATTAAGTGCAGCTCTTCACGATTCTTCCATACACAGTCTCTTTCTCTATCTGTCTGTCTATGTGAATAATAGAAAAGATGCAATTTGAGAACTGCCGTTGCCACTACCATATCAACAGCAATGGCCGTCCCGTACCTCTACCACTTTTCTCCCACTTTTCTTTCCACTTCAAGTTTTTTCCTCTGTGTTCTTTCTatctctttttcctttttttctctagcctcttcttcttctttttctattttagtgTCTTTTCTGGTTCTTCCTTTTTTCATCCTCTTCTTCTCAATCcatctatctctctctctacctgttttattttgtttaatattCTGACTTAGATTAATTTCTTGGTTCAAGTTTTAATAACCTTCTTATAAtgttttattctctttttatggtactttttgttctctttatGGTTAATTTTAGTACGATAGTGCAGATCTATTTAGATTTAGGAAGAAAATACTTTGAGAGAGATTTTTTTGTcggtaaaaatatttttagattgaCAAATAAGTAGATCTATTTCAAAAAGAAGAAACATCTTACTATGTTACAACAAATTTGTGTAATTTCAAAAAAGCAGGAGatttagatttatttttatttttttattaaaattttttgtaatcAAATACTATACTTCAACTCATTTTATTgttcaatataaaatatatatgcTTTTCTAGAGATaaaattgatgatttttttatacaatttaTAAGTATCATTTGATTATTTCTAtgaactaaaattttttttagtaaaaaaatcttaaattaaaaatttaatcttaatATGTAGTCAAAATTTTATATGCACATCTAATTAAGAAGTACAGTTCTTCACGACTCATTCAGATATAATGCTCTCTTTTCAAGTATTAAATTAAGAAGTGCATCTCTTCATGACTCTTCCAAAGACAatactctctctttctctctaaATTAAGAAGTGCAACTCTTCACGATTCTTCCAGACACAGTCTCTCTCTATCTGTGCATGTGTGTGAATAACAGaaaaaatgcaatttgaggACTGCTGATACCACTACTATATCAGCAGCAATGACCGTTATCTACCTTCACCACTTTTCTCTCACTTTTCTTTCTACTTCAagtctttttttctcttttttctttttttccctcTAGTCTctccttccttttttttctattctagTATCTTTTCCGATTCTTCCttttttcattctcttcttctcaATCCATCTATCTCTTTCTCTacttgttttattttgtttattgttcTTACCTAGATTGATTTCTAGGTTCAATTTTAATAActcttttataatattttactCTCTTTTTATGATGCCTTTgagttttttttatgattaattttaatatgataGTGTAGATCTATTTAGATTTGAGAAAAAATACTTTGAAAAAAACTTTTTTGTCCATATAaatattttcatattaaaaaataaacagaTTTATTTCGAGAAAAAGAGACCTCTTACTATATTGTAGCAAGTTTGTGTAGCttcaaaaaaaatagaagattcagatttatctttatttttttttattaaaatttgttgtAATCAAATATTGTGTTTTATCTCATTTTATTGTTTAACATaagatatatattttcttttctaaagaTAAAATTGATATTCTTTTATACAATTTATAAGTATCATTATCTTTATGaactaaaatattttcttttagtaaaaaaaatcttaaattgaaattttaatctTGATATATAGTCAATTTTATATCCACATCTAATTATATATTATCACCTATGTATTGCATAAATGAGAACAGATTTAGCTGACCACAATATTTTACAACTATTGATACATACAAATTAAACTCAAATGAATTCATCACATTTGAACCTGAACTCAAAGCAGAGACAGCGTTTAAAATGACAAGCTATTTAGACAGAACAGAGTCACAGCCTCAGGAACACAAGCTACTAACACGGAACAGAGAGATCCAATGTTACAAGTCAACTGCGTTTCACTCTCTGACAGAACCTTCAAAAACACACACAAAAAGCACGCACCAAAAACACAACTCAGAGAGACGCTCTCTTACCTAGTTACCATTTTGCCCTTCCGCTTTTGCCTCCTTTCGTCCTTCTTTGACTCGAGTACTGAAATCCCAAACACAAACAAAAACacactctctctttctctctccacCACAATGGACTCCGCCCAAGAAAACTCACTCACGGAGCTCCAGCAAAGCAGTTCCGGCAACGCCGCGGAATTGCAATCGGAGGATCCGAATCGATCTTTTCCACAGCCTGATGCCGGAGCCACATCTTCCGCCAACGCCGGCGGTGCAAGGTACAAGCTGATGTCTCCGGCAAAGCTCCCGATCTCGAGGTCCCCGTGCGTCACGATTCCTCCGGGACTCAGTCCGACGTCATTTCTCGAATCTCCGGTGCTGCTTTCCAACATGAAGGTCAGTGAAGCTTcgcttcttattcttcttttttttttctagggttttgttTTTGGCATAGTAGATGATGAAGGTTAAGTTTTTTTTATGTAACCGGTTTATCAGTAAACGAATtaggaggaaaaaaaaaagattaagtGAATTCATTAATGAAATGTATTTTTCCTCCTCTTTAGTTGATTTATAATTTTCTACTCAATTTGGTCAGAGATGGCATTTTCTTAACTTGACCTAAGTGAAGTTCACTCAGTGTGAGTGGCATACCTAAAATATGTTTATTTCTCTATAATTTTCTTGCAAAATGCTCTCACCATCCAAACGCAGCATCTCTGGGCTATTTATTATTCTTTCTTAGGAATatctttttaatgtttttttggGGCTCTTAAGTGATGTGATTTAATTGTTGATGAGTTGAAGATGCTGTTTGTTTCACGAAAATAAATATTCGAAATTCCAGTGTTAGTGCTTATACTTGTCTAATCTGGTGACATTTTGAATTGGGCCTTTTTCTGTCTTCTGTTTCACTTGGTAGATTTTATTATTGGGTAGCTTGTGTTTTCGGGACCGTGAGATTCTGATACTTGCTCTTATAGAATTATGTATTCGTTGCTTTATGCTCAGTACGGTATTCTCTTGGAATATGACTTTCAATTAGGAAACTATCAATCACTAAACATTAtctctcttttttatttattttcttcatttttttagtGTGGTGCTGTTTTTTCACATCATGAGTCTCTTTTTTCGTATTGATGTTACCCTTTTCCTTTGTTTTAGTTTTTGATAACTCCTTTCTTTTGCCATTTATGTATATGGAACAACCGCATATATATGTCACAAAGATTGTGTGTCaagatttttcttttcttttgtatCCGCACATGATTGCTGGATGTTAATTATCTGGGCGGTCATAATTTGTGCAGAATCCTTTGCAAGATTCATGTGAGAATGGGTTTCCCGATTTGTGTGTATAAATAACTTGCATAGATGATGTAGTGTGCTGTCTTTTGTCCTAGAGACACCAACAAACAATAAGCGGATGTCATGAGGAGAAACTTATGAACTTCGCTTATGGTCAATTGTAGTTGGGTCTTTTTGTGTATGCAGCTGACAAATATGCTCCATTGTGGAGTTGACCCCAACAAATTTATATTGTCTATTGTTGTTACTGGTATGCTTGATCCATTGAGTAGTGTTTAGGGTCTTAGGCTTAAGGCTTCCCAGGTATTCGGAAACTTAGTGGTGTtgttcttttcttctttttcccttGCTTTTGCTTTGTTTAGCTGATGACTcatttttttagtatatactAATTTCtgtatttgatttttatgattagTCTTAATTCTGCAATTGCCGCAGACAGGGGGCTGTAGGTAATAATAGTTTTTGTATGCCTTGCAGGTTGAACCTTCACCAACTACAGGTTCCCTTTCTAAGCTTCATCAAACAGGGCATGGTTCTGTGACATCTGCTGCTGTATCTACTACATTTCCTGTAACCACTGTATGCTTTAATACCAGTACTGTTGATGACAGAACATCGAGCTTCTTTGAGTTCAAAGCACACAATAGATCAAATATGGTAATGAATTACTTGATGTTACTAGAACTGGGGATATCTTATTGATAATGTGGACACATGAGCTAAGCATTGTTGTTTGTTTATCATAACGTGTTCTATGTTATCAATATATCATGATTAATTAAATATCTTGCTGTTACTCATTAGTGATGCCAATCTAAATAAATTCCTTAAGTCTTTCACCATCTtaaccatttttttttcattgttttggTTGAAGAGTTAGTTGGAAACAGATTTGTAGTTCATGTCTCAATACTACTGTTTTGAAGATTTCTGGTTGCAAGTGCTTACTTTGTACTATGAACTTATTTTTAAGGTTAATGCGGACTTCAACAACCATGTAAATGAAAAATCTACTCAAATAGATGTTCAAGGAAAAGCCCCATGTTTCCCCTCGTCACCATCAGTTAAAAGTGAGATAGCAGTAACTTCAAATGAATTAAGTCTATCATCACCTGTTCAAATGGTTAGTTCAGGAGCTAGTTCTCATGTTGAAGTTGATATGGATGAATTTAACCACGGGGCCAGCACAGCCAGTGGGCTTCAAGCATCACAAGTTGAGAGTAAGAGCAATGGACTTTCGGTTGCATCTGACAGAGTATCTGATGACGGATATAACTGGAGAAAATATGGGCAAAAACTTGTTAAAGGAAGTGAATTTCCACGAAGTTATTACAAATGTACACATCCCAACTGTGAAGTGAAGAAACTATTTGAACGTTCTCATGATGGGCAAATCACTGAGATAATTTACAAGGGAACACATGATCATCCTAAACCTCAACCAAACCGCCGATACTCTGCTGGAAGTATTATGTCAATGCAAGATGAGAGATCTGATAAGGTTTCTTTTGCTGGTCGAGATGGTAATGCAGGCTAGAAGCTTCTCATTGATCCAAGTTtgttgttaattattttttaagtaaataATGTGGCACCCTGCCCccgcttttttcttttttctttttttgaattGTAGACAAGGTATCCAATATATATGGCCAGATCTCTCATGTTGCTGAGCCCGGCAGTACTCCAGAGCTGTCACCTGGAGCAGCAAGTGGTGATAGTCCAGAGGGTGCAGGACTTGCATCAAATAAGATTAATGATGagcttgatgatgatgatcctTTCTCCAAACGAAGGTTTGACAATTTAGACCaaaactctaggcttttctgcTTAACGTGTTTCCTTGCTGATTGTAAGTTTTGTTTTGAGCAGAAAAATGGATCTTGGATGTGCTGATATCACTCCTGTAGTTAAGCCTATCCGGGAGCCAAGGGTTGTTGTACAAACTCTGAGTGAGGTTGATATATTGGATGATGGATACCGTTGGCGTAAGTATGGGCAGAAGGTTGTGAGAGGCAATCCAAATCCTAGGTATGCCCCTACGTTGATGATACAATTGAAGCTAAATTGATCATAAACTATTTAAAATGTGTCCTTCGTCAATcccatttttttatttcatatatATTATTGCAGTATTTTGCAAGGTTGATGATACTTTGTGGTTCTAGTATAGCAAAAAGTTGTATGTTGCATTATATAATGGTACATATTCTAAAACCTAACATGAGCTTAAGCAAGGATTGGGAATTGGaatttctttctctttgttgagCCAAAATTTTGGTGTATAGAATTTCAAATTGAGAACTTCCTATCCTATTTCAGCTAAAAGTTACTTGAAATGCTTTTTGGTTTAACTGGCAGAACTTCTATAATTTAGTTTACTTTAATACTGCAAAAAGATACTTACAAGTTGTGGTTGATGAGGATCTGATCTCAGATACCATAAAACTTAGTGTGTTGATCTAACAGTTTTCAGATGTTGGAATAGCACCTAGTGTAGAACGATAGAACTCTGCTTTTTGGTGGCTAAATTAGGTGTAGAGAAGACTTGAGCAAACCCCAGTAAGAAGAGTAGATTAACCCAATAGCTAAAggttttttttgtttgttttttgtgtgtgtgtgttgggggggggggggggggggatgaGACAAACTTAAGTCAAAACTATCGAGAGTTTGATTATCATTGTTGTCTTGTTGATCTCAATTGTTTAAGAGAGGCTTTCCTATGTAATTTGGTCTAATTTTGAATTGAGAAATGCTCAAGGGCCAgcaaaatttattgttttttgccAGCATTTTTAGCCATCAGCCCAATTTCTTTAGTCTAGTAATCTAACAACATACTTTTAGCCCACACTTTTAAACATTGCTGGCTAACTGCCGGGGAAAAACAATAAGTTCTGCTAGCCCTCTGGTATTCCTCTTTTGAATTTACTGCACTGTGCTTTGGAAATATTCTTTTGTTATATGGTATGTTTCATATACACTAATACAAATTATGCACTAGTATGAGTCTAGTTCAGAATCTGAACAAAGGGGTTGGCAGGGTTGGCGAATGTTTACTTTTAACTGAAATTCTTTATCATACATTTCTAATGGAGTTCAAGCACCTGAGTAAAGTTTTAGATAAGGCGACAACTAATATTGTAGAGAGATTGATGCTTTTCTACTTGACGTCAACTCAAACACTAGAATTTTAATAGTTTATCCAGGTCAACGGTTCTTAGTGcaaaatatttatgataatCTCTACCTGTATGTCAAGACATCTGGTTAGATTTATTATGGATTTGGTGTAGTTGGCCCCAATGTTACAGCTAATTCTTGCTGGTGATGCCATCTTTTGGAATCATTTGGCTCAGAAGTTGCTATCAGTTTTGGTGTGATAATCTGTAGAAATCAAGAATGGAAGAGTGGTTGCTATTTTCACCACCCTCATTCACCACATTCCTTATATTTTATGGAAATGGAAATATTAGTAACGAAGTTGTCCTTACTGTAGATTGTACAATCTAAAATTGTTGCTCCTAGGGTTTCCACTTTAATTTAATCATAACTTGGTGTACCTAGATCTCGATAACCTTAGCTtgccttattctcattttaTATACTTGACAAATTTCTACctgattatattttatttttcctgtATAATGTTATTTATATGCTTACTTTATAATTCAGGAGTTACTACAAATGCACGAATGCTGGTTGCCCTGTTAGAAAGCATGTGGAGCGAGCATCTCATGATCCGAAAGCAGTAATAACCACATATGAAGGTAAGCACAATCATGATGTACCAACTGCAAAGAATAGTAGCCATGACATGGCAGGACAAGCTGCATCCATTGGACAGACAAGAATTAGGCCAGAAGAAAGCGATACGATTAGCCTTGATCTTGGGATGGGCCTTAACCAAGCTGCGGAAAATGGCCCAAATGGGCAAGGGAGAGTGCCACTTTCTGAATTTGGAGGCAGCCAAACTCACACAAGCAATTCCAGTTTCAAGTTTGTCCATGCTACCTCAGCTCCAGTATACTTCGGTGTTCTAAATAACGGTTCAATTCCATCATATGGTTCTAGAGAAAATCTGAGTGATAGTACATCTTTGAACCACTCTACTTATCCCTGCCCGCAGAACATGGGAAGAATACTAACCGGTCCGTAGTATTGTTAAATTActaaaaaagaacaaaataatTTGAGGATCATtttgctttcttctttttggcGGGTAAAGCTTAAAGGTAAAGCATCTCATTCTCTGTCTGAAAATGCCAGATAGTTCTTTAGTGTTTATATCACTATTTGTAGTTGTAGCTGCATCCCTTCTGCTATATCTAATTGTTGTTTGTATAATTATATACGAATTCTTCTGTACAAATATGAAGCTGATATCAAAGTTGCTTCAACAAAAACCCTTGTAAAAGTGCTTGAATTCAACTATTTATAAGAAGTATCTTTTAGCCTGTTTCTGAAATTCTAAATGTAATAACATCACAAGCTCTTATGTTTGAAAATGCAGATATTCTGTGTTTATATCAGTACTATTTTGAGAGCTGCTCCTTAGTGGAACTTTTGTAGCTGTTTGATTAAATGTTGTatgtataattatattatatacaaATTCTTCTGTACGAATATGAAGCTGATATCAAAGTTCCATCCAGGACCCTTGTAAGCGTGTTTTAATTCAACCATTTATAAGCATAATTTAGCCTGTTTCTGAAATTTTGGTAATCACAACCTCTATTTCTCTCTACCTTCAATATAAGTAATGTAATCTGCATTTCTGATTTTTTTTGGGGGGTGGTTTTTGTGTATGATGATATTGAAGTTGGATGTTTCATGAATGTTTGATTTTCTCATCCTATTTTATGCATACCCGAGTGAGAAACACACTGAAAAGTTTATGTAGATTGGAGCCAGAAGCAGGTGAAACCTGGTACAACTCAGATACTTTTGTGAAAGTAGGTGATATGTCTTGATATTTAATAATGATGAATACAGTTTGGTGTGTTTTCCCGTTTTGCACTTATGAAGTAAAGGATATGAGTATGACTAGTATTTTACAGAGCCATAGAGGTTTACTTTCTTCCGTTTAAAGATTTAACACAGTTCTATCCCGTTGAAAAGGACATGGAATCTATCCTACCTGATTGAGCTTGTGATTTTGAAGGGGAGATTTTTagtatttaataattaatattggTAGGTATGCTTCATACATCTggaaaactaataattataaagTAGATTTCACAGTCCACATCTAATTGTTCTTAGCTACATTTATAATTAACTTTTTGGTTTTTCACGGTATCCCCTAGCTAGTCCGGCAAGTCAAGGATTAATCCGGCACAGATCTAAATCCTATTTAAGGGTATGTTGTTGATCAATGAGTTGTTATAtacacaaagcaggattcaaactTTTGCGAACGAATGAGCTGACTACTCGACCAGATCATGTTGGTTAGCTACATTTATAATCTAATGCCG
Above is a genomic segment from Arachis stenosperma cultivar V10309 chromosome 1, arast.V10309.gnm1.PFL2, whole genome shotgun sequence containing:
- the LOC130966558 gene encoding probable WRKY transcription factor 20; its protein translation is MLQVNCVSLSDRTFKNTHKKHAPKTQLRETLSYLVTILPFRFCLLSSFFDSSTEIPNTNKNTLSLSLSTTMDSAQENSLTELQQSSSGNAAELQSEDPNRSFPQPDAGATSSANAGGARYKLMSPAKLPISRSPCVTIPPGLSPTSFLESPVLLSNMKVEPSPTTGSLSKLHQTGHGSVTSAAVSTTFPVTTVCFNTSTVDDRTSSFFEFKAHNRSNMVNADFNNHVNEKSTQIDVQGKAPCFPSSPSVKSEIAVTSNELSLSSPVQMVSSGASSHVEVDMDEFNHGASTASGLQASQVESKSNGLSVASDRVSDDGYNWRKYGQKLVKGSEFPRSYYKCTHPNCEVKKLFERSHDGQITEIIYKGTHDHPKPQPNRRYSAGSIMSMQDERSDKVSFAGRDDKVSNIYGQISHVAEPGSTPELSPGAASGDSPEGAGLASNKINDELDDDDPFSKRRKMDLGCADITPVVKPIREPRVVVQTLSEVDILDDGYRWRKYGQKVVRGNPNPRSYYKCTNAGCPVRKHVERASHDPKAVITTYEGKHNHDVPTAKNSSHDMAGQAASIGQTRIRPEESDTISLDLGMGLNQAAENGPNGQGRVPLSEFGGSQTHTSNSSFKFVHATSAPVYFGVLNNGSIPSYGSRENLSDSTSLNHSTYPCPQNMGRILTGP